In the genome of Natranaerobius trueperi, one region contains:
- a CDS encoding transposase, whose amino-acid sequence MGKNYSDDFKKTVVDLYHSGTSVKDLSSEYGVTEVTIYKWI is encoded by the coding sequence ATGGGTAAAAACTATAGTGACGATTTCAAAAAAACAGTTGTAGATTTGTATCACTCAGGTACTTCTGTAAAGGACCTGTCGAGCGAATATGGCGTAACGGAAGTTACTATTTATAAATGGATCAA